The genomic DNA AGGCAGGGATTCCCTTTTCCAATTATTTTATCAGCAATTTTTATTTCCATATTCAACCACTTAATCTTTGACATAAACACGTTATATGCAAGTCCAACCGCCATCAACCATAAAGGTAGTTCCAGTTATATAAGAAGCTGCTTCAGATGCTAAAAATAAAGCAGCCGATGCTATTTCTTCAGATTTCCCCATCCTACGAAGAGGAGTTCTTTTCTCATAATTTTTCACAAAAATAGGATTTTGATTGTCAAAAATTCCTCCCGGACAAAGAGCATTCACTCTAATACTGTCTTTGCCATAATAGGAAGCAGCGTATCTTGAAAAATTAATAATTCCACCTTTTATTGCAGAGTATGCTGCCTTATTAGTCATACTTGTTCCTTCATAAATCCCAAAATCTGGAGCTACAACACCATATATTGAACCGAAATTAATTATGCTGCCTCTAATCTTGTTTTCCTTCATCAGTTCTGCAATCTCTCTAGTGCTAATGCAAAAAGAATTCAAATGTATGTTCAGATTCTCTATCCATGATTTTTCATTTGTGTATTCCTTATCTTCTTTCCAATCTTCAGTGCGTGGATATGCAGCATTTATCCACACATCTATCTTACCATATTTTGAAAAGATATTTTTTATGTTTTCAGATAATTTTTTTACATCGCTTATATCAAAGTCTATGAAATTAATGTCCAATTTTTTATTTTTGTTCTCTTTTTCAAAAGTCAATCCCTTTTCACGATTGATATCCAAAACAAGAACTTTTGCCCCTGCCTGTGCCATTGCAATGGAAACTTCCTTTCCCAAAAGCCCTAATCCGCCTGTCACAGCAACGATTTTACAGTCTAACCTAAATTTCTTTAGATAATCTATCATATTGATATCACCTTTTTATTTAGCAAAAATTCGATGAATCTAAAATCAAGCTCATTATCTATGTCAATGCTGTTGGCACTATCCATAACATAAACCATTGCTCTTTTTGAAGAAAGTATTGTATTGTACTTTTCGTTAAGCAGGAAATCTCTGCTGTAAAAATATATTGAAGCATTTGCTTCATACACTTTTGGTGCATCCTGTCTTCTTAAAATATTTCTCTCAAGTTTTTTTGACAATTCTGCGAATCCTTCCTTATTTAGCTCAATCATATTGAAATAGGGATTCTTCCTTGCTTTAACCACAGAGAATAAAACATCTGGTTTTTTTTCCATAAAAATTTTAAAAGCCTTATCCAAATCCTTAACTGTTCTGACAGGGCTGGTTACATCAAGGTCAACGATGATATCAAATCTTTCCCCAAAAATTTTTTCAGATTCAATCAACGCATGCCTTATTACAGGAACTTTTCCTGCTGTATCCGTTGCCAAGTAGTCAGGTCTCATAAAAGGCGTTTCTGCACCATATTTTTTTGCAATATCTGCAATTTTCTGAGAATCTGTGGAACACACTATCCTTTTTGCTTTTCCCCATTTTTTCGCTGTTTCAATAGTGTAAGCCATTAGCGGTTTGCCCGCTATTTTCCTGAAATTCTTGCCTTTCACTCCCTTGGAGCCTCCTCTTGCACAGATTGTAATCAAAATATTCATAATTTCACCTCATTTTTTATTTTCATTATTATATTAAAAATGCGCAAACTTTCGTTAATATCATTCATCGTTTTCTTAGTTCTCATGTGCTCAAAGAAATATTTAAGCTCGCTCAAATACATATCATCTCTTTCAAAATTAAAATTAATATTGTTTGTTCCCTTATCGTCGTAAATTGTAATTTTATTGCTTATCAAATCCGCAGTTACTGTTGAATCATTTAAATCAATAATTATTTCTCTCCTGTTTAATCTGCTCAGGAAATTTAAATGAACATTTCCAAACATTCCGCTGTCAAATTCTAAGAGAATGTCTGCAAAGTCTTCAGAATCCACAGTAACATCACTTATTTTTTTTGAATTTACTTTTACTTTTTTAATTTTTCCGAACAAATAATATAAATAATCAATCTCATGCGACAAGTCCAATACTATGCCGCCTCCTTGCTCTTTGAGAGCGCTGTAATTTTTCAAGTGATCAATATTTTTTCTCCAATTTGGAAGAAAAGAGGATGCGTATACACTAACGTGAACTGGTTTTTTGCCTTGCAAATTCTCTTTCAACCATTTTATCAATTGATTAAAGCGCATATTATAAGCCAAATAAGTTTTTATCTTCTTTTCTTTGACAATTTGTTTAAATTCTTTCAGACCTTCTTGCGTATTAGAAAGTGGTTTTTCAATGAAAAGGTTCATGCCTCTCTTTGCACACTGTAAAGCACATTCCATATGCTTATATGTTGGATTCGTAATAAATGCCACGTCAGGTTTTATTTCATCCAGTTCCTCAAAACTGAAAATCTCTTTTATGCCCAGCATATTCTCTTTAGAATCTTTATTATAACGAAATGCATATAATTCGTGATTGAAGTTTTCCTTGAGAAGCCTGGCGTGTCTTGTTCCTATTGAACCAAGACCGAAAAATATTATCTTCATTTTTATTTCCTCTTTTTTATTTTTTCTTCATTTTGCACTAATTTACTCATGTCATAAGATTCAAACTTGTAAACCGCAGTTGTGAGGGATTCAGACCACTCATTGATTATCCTGCTGAATTTCTTCCTGATTTCATCGCTTTTTACCCCCAAATCAAGGGCGTCCCTTGCGATAATTACTATGGAAAGGTTCCACTGCCCGGATGTTGTGATAATTTCAACCACATAAGGATTTGACTTGAGATATTCTATGAAAGCCCTGAACTCATTTTCAGTGTAATCATGGAGCTTTATCTTTACTTCAACCACATTGCTGAATCCGAAATGCCTGGGTCTCAGCTGGACCTTGGGAAAGAAAATCCCGTCTTTCATAAGCCGGATTATTCTTTTCTTGGTGGAATCCACTGAAAGACTTATCTTATGCGAAATTTCCGTAAGGGACATCCTGCAGTTTTCCTGCAGGAGGGAAAGGATTTTGCAGTCCTTTTCATCAAGCTTTGCCATGAATTACTTAAAAAATTCATTTATTTATATATTTTTCGTATTTTTTAAGATATTTTCAATAAAAATCTTAAAATTTAAGATAAATGGCTTTCTCAGCCAACTAAAGAAAAATATTTAAATAAGGAGCTTATAAAAAACAATTGTAAGAGCAATGCTCTTTTTTTGAATTTTTCAGGGGGTGGTTTTAATTACAGACAGGATTGTCAAATGGCTGGCGAGCTCAAATTTCTTAAAAGCCAAAAAAAATAAAATTGCAAAAGAGGGGATGAAATTGCCTGCAAATAGACCAAAAATAGTTTATACCGGCGGAACATTTGACTTGTATCATTCAGGGCATGCAAACTTTCTCAGGCAGTGCAGAATCATTGCAGGGGAAAACGGAAAGGTTGTGGTTTCCCTGAATCCGGATGAGTTCATAAAAAAATTCAAGGGAAAAGCCCCAATAATGACATACGACGAGAGAAAGGCAATGCTTGAGTCAGTCAGCTATGTTGACAGGGTGATACCGAATTCAGGGGGCGAGGACAGCAAACCCGCAATCCTAAGCGTAATGCCTACATTCATAGTGATAGGCTCTGACTGGGCAAAAAAGGATTATTACAAGCAGATGAAATTCACGCAGAAATGGCTGGATGAACATGGCATAATACTTGTTTATGTGCCTTATACAGAAGGAATTTCAAGCACAGAGCTCAAAAGAAGGCTTACTGAATACATGAAGGAAAGTGATAGGAAGTGAAGGCTCCTTCAATAAGCGTATGCATTCCTGTGTTCAACAACAGGAACAGCATAAGGGGCTCCATCAAAAGCATTCTGAGTCAGGATTACCGCGACTTTGAGATAATAGTTTCTGACAATCATTCTGATGACGGAACTTATGAGGAATTAAAGAGAATAAAGGACAAGAGACTAAGAATTTTCAGAAATCCCAAAAACATCGGCTGGCGGCTTAATTCAAACAAAGCGCTTTCCCTTGCAAAGGGAAAATATGTTGTAACACTTCACGCAGACGATTACTTCAGGCAGGGATATTTTAGGAAGGTTGTTCAGATATTTGAAAAAAATACTGCTATCGGCTCAATACATTTCATCTCAAATGCTGAGAAAGCGAAATACTTCGGAAATAAACGCCTGATTTGCGCGGATGAGTATTATTCTAAAATAGCAAGCCTTCGGATGGTGCCCCATCCGATAAAAACAGCATACCGAAGAGAGGCAATAATAAACAGCGAATACTATGAGAAAGACTATTGGACAGGAGAAGCGAGGCTTGCAATGAACATTGCGGAGAAGGGATATCCTGTTTACATAGAAGGGGAAACTTATGTTGACATGGCAAAAGAGAAAAAATGGGGGGACAGCCAGAGAACAGAAAATGTAATCCTTATGTTTGAGAACACTTATGATTTCCTGAAGGAGCTTACGGGGGACAAAAAAATAACAAAAAGGGACATGAATCTCCTGAAAGAAAGCGTGATAAGGGCATTTCTTCTTTTATACCGTTATTACATAAATAGGAAAGAGCCGGAATTAAAAAAGGCGCTCGCAGATGCGGGAAGGAAAATAAATAAGTCAGATGAATTTGAAAAATTCAGGCTTAAGATATTTTTTGGAAAAATAGAAGTTAGAATAAGAATCCTAATTAAAAATACGCTGACGAAATTAAATATTTCTCATTAACCCATCTATTTTTTCCTGTGACTTAAGGATAAGATTTCGGTCTTTTCCTGCATAAAGGGAGGGGCATCCCTCGCATTGCGTTCCAGCGAACTTTTTGAAGAGAAAATTCCTTCTTGCTGTTTCATATTTGCTGTTATTGAATATCTTAATGATGCTTTCCTTTTTAGCATCGCCCATTGAAAGAGAAAGGTCAAAATCCGCGCAGCACATTCCTACCTTGCCGTCATAGCCAACAACAGCCATCACAAAAGGCATGTTGCATCCGACAATTCTTTTTGATTTGAGGCATAATCCTATTCCTACGGGAATTACAGGAACTATCCTTCCTGTTTTCTCATCAAAGAATGTTATCGGCTGCATTTCAGAAACAATAATCTCATCGCAGAAATCCCTCCACGTTCGTGCAAACTGCGTAAGATTAGTGTCTTTGTGAATCAGGAGATTTATCATAATCCTGGGTTTTTTTCCTTTTCCCCTAATTGATAGGAAATTCCTGATGTTTTTCCTAACCTTGAAAAAATCAGCGCCTTTTCTTATCATTTCATATTCTTTCCTGGTGCTGCCCTCAACAGAAACCTGCATTGTGTCAAGCCCTGCTGAAATGAGCTTTCTTGCAATTTCTTCAGTCAAAAGCATTGCGTTTGTGCTTATTGCAACCTCTCTTATCCCCCTTGACTTTGCGTATCTTATCATCTCTGGGAGCTTCTTGTGAAGGAGAGGCTCGCCTGTTGAGTAAAGGCTCACGCTTTTCACCTTTCCGGAAACATCATCTATGATTTTCTTGTAAAATCCAAAAGAGATGAATCCGCGCTTCCTTTTCATGTAATTTGAGCCACACATAATGCAATGGAGATTGCAAAAATTCGTAATCTCAATTTCTATTACATCAGGATAAGTCTTCAAAAAAGGGAAAAGTGCAGAAATGACTTTTGCCGGCTTTATAGGACCTATCAAATCTGTGTAAATGCTCTTAAGTTTTTTTATCATTAATATTTATCCCCCTTCTTTAAATAAACTGCCTGCGTTCCTCTTTCTTCTTTTGAAATGTTCAATAAAAATATTAAAAAACTTTAAATACCTGACTGAGATTAAATAAAAGGATGGCAGTTAAAAAGGTTTTGGTAACGGGGGGAGCAGGCTTCA from Candidatus Woesearchaeota archaeon includes the following:
- a CDS encoding SDR family oxidoreductase, with the translated sequence MIDYLKKFRLDCKIVAVTGGLGLLGKEVSIAMAQAGAKVLVLDINREKGLTFEKENKNKKLDINFIDFDISDVKKLSENIKNIFSKYGKIDVWINAAYPRTEDWKEDKEYTNEKSWIENLNIHLNSFCISTREIAELMKENKIRGSIINFGSIYGVVAPDFGIYEGTSMTNKAAYSAIKGGIINFSRYAASYYGKDSIRVNALCPGGIFDNQNPIFVKNYEKRTPLRRMGKSEEIASAALFLASEAASYITGTTFMVDGGWTCI
- a CDS encoding acylneuraminate cytidylyltransferase family protein, with amino-acid sequence MNILITICARGGSKGVKGKNFRKIAGKPLMAYTIETAKKWGKAKRIVCSTDSQKIADIAKKYGAETPFMRPDYLATDTAGKVPVIRHALIESEKIFGERFDIIVDLDVTSPVRTVKDLDKAFKIFMEKKPDVLFSVVKARKNPYFNMIELNKEGFAELSKKLERNILRRQDAPKVYEANASIYFYSRDFLLNEKYNTILSSKRAMVYVMDSANSIDIDNELDFRFIEFLLNKKVISI
- a CDS encoding Gfo/Idh/MocA family oxidoreductase, which produces MKIIFFGLGSIGTRHARLLKENFNHELYAFRYNKDSKENMLGIKEIFSFEELDEIKPDVAFITNPTYKHMECALQCAKRGMNLFIEKPLSNTQEGLKEFKQIVKEKKIKTYLAYNMRFNQLIKWLKENLQGKKPVHVSVYASSFLPNWRKNIDHLKNYSALKEQGGGIVLDLSHEIDYLYYLFGKIKKVKVNSKKISDVTVDSEDFADILLEFDSGMFGNVHLNFLSRLNRREIIIDLNDSTVTADLISNKITIYDDKGTNNINFNFERDDMYLSELKYFFEHMRTKKTMNDINESLRIFNIIMKIKNEVKL
- a CDS encoding Lrp/AsnC family transcriptional regulator, whose product is MAKLDEKDCKILSLLQENCRMSLTEISHKISLSVDSTKKRIIRLMKDGIFFPKVQLRPRHFGFSNVVEVKIKLHDYTENEFRAFIEYLKSNPYVVEIITTSGQWNLSIVIIARDALDLGVKSDEIRKKFSRIINEWSESLTTAVYKFESYDMSKLVQNEEKIKKRK
- a CDS encoding adenylyltransferase/cytidyltransferase family protein, whose translation is MVLITDRIVKWLASSNFLKAKKNKIAKEGMKLPANRPKIVYTGGTFDLYHSGHANFLRQCRIIAGENGKVVVSLNPDEFIKKFKGKAPIMTYDERKAMLESVSYVDRVIPNSGGEDSKPAILSVMPTFIVIGSDWAKKDYYKQMKFTQKWLDEHGIILVYVPYTEGISSTELKRRLTEYMKESDRK
- a CDS encoding glycosyltransferase family 2 protein; the protein is MKAPSISVCIPVFNNRNSIRGSIKSILSQDYRDFEIIVSDNHSDDGTYEELKRIKDKRLRIFRNPKNIGWRLNSNKALSLAKGKYVVTLHADDYFRQGYFRKVVQIFEKNTAIGSIHFISNAEKAKYFGNKRLICADEYYSKIASLRMVPHPIKTAYRREAIINSEYYEKDYWTGEARLAMNIAEKGYPVYIEGETYVDMAKEKKWGDSQRTENVILMFENTYDFLKELTGDKKITKRDMNLLKESVIRAFLLLYRYYINRKEPELKKALADAGRKINKSDEFEKFRLKIFFGKIEVRIRILIKNTLTKLNISH
- a CDS encoding radical SAM protein codes for the protein MIKKLKSIYTDLIGPIKPAKVISALFPFLKTYPDVIEIEITNFCNLHCIMCGSNYMKRKRGFISFGFYKKIIDDVSGKVKSVSLYSTGEPLLHKKLPEMIRYAKSRGIREVAISTNAMLLTEEIARKLISAGLDTMQVSVEGSTRKEYEMIRKGADFFKVRKNIRNFLSIRGKGKKPRIMINLLIHKDTNLTQFARTWRDFCDEIIVSEMQPITFFDEKTGRIVPVIPVGIGLCLKSKRIVGCNMPFVMAVVGYDGKVGMCCADFDLSLSMGDAKKESIIKIFNNSKYETARRNFLFKKFAGTQCEGCPSLYAGKDRNLILKSQEKIDGLMRNI